One segment of Acropora muricata isolate sample 2 chromosome 8, ASM3666990v1, whole genome shotgun sequence DNA contains the following:
- the LOC136925588 gene encoding histamine H2 receptor-like: protein MMSATSTSILGVLMVVAILGNVIIVVVLIKHRRILLRNRPTYQFILNLAVSDLVIGVLLCPFELITAALGEWIFGSPVCKIVDFVEISASGTTVITHALIAIDRYRSLAYPLLPKLKPKLVKQMIALSWLLPTVVCAPNLYMTKVVDMTHKLRCTQLAIPVLWLDRMYGTVAFVMTFLSPLCGIFWCYYRVLRITLGKPSKAQGVPTSRITLRRSQKRVTRTACMIVVTFIICWTPAFVMSMWRIVKGTDSVYQSHLLSQISFFGGLINEATNPIIYTVYDRNMNVWEYIRCRNRVANDDINNASGGTSAGLQSNERLRQSRRNVTKQLRLTESNL from the coding sequence ATGATGTCTGCTACTTCAACTTCCATTCTAGGCGTTTTGATGGTCGTTGCTATTCTCGGTAATGTTATCATCGTTGTAGTTTTGATAAAGCATCGCAGGATTTTGCTAAGAAATCGCCCTACGTATCAATTTATCCTCAACTTGGCTGTCTCAGATCTTGTAATTGGTGTATTACTTTGTCCTTTCGAATTAATAACGGCAGCGTTAGGTGAGTGGATTTTTGGATCACCTGTGTGTAAGATTGTCGACTTTGTCGAGATCTCTGCGTCAGGAACAACTGTCATTACTCATGCATTGATTGCTATTGATCGGTACCGAAGCTTGGCGTACCCTCTTCTACCAAAACTGAAACCTAAGCTTGTAAAGCAGATGATAGCTTTATCGTGGCTGTTACCAACGGTTGTCTGCGCTCCAAACCTCTATATGACCAAAGTCGTCGACATGACTCACAAATTAAGATGCACACAACTTGCTATACCAGTTCTTTGGTTGGATAGAATGTACGGGACTGTCGCGTTTGTGATGACGTTTCTTTCCCCGTTGTGTGGAATTTTCTGGTGCTATTATCGCGTTCTTCGTATAACTCTAGGGAAACCAAGCAAGGCACAAGGAGTACCGACCTCAAGAATTACCTTGAGACGAAGTCAGAAACGAGTGACCAGAACAGCATGTATGATCGTTGTTACGTTTATCATTTGCTGGACACCGGCATTCGTTATGAGCATGTGGAGAATTGTTAAAGGAACAGACAGTGTATACCAAAGTCACCTTCTATCCCAGATTTCCTTTTTCGGAGGACTTATCAACGAGGCCACAAACCCTATAATATACACCGTATACGATAGGAACATGAATGTTTGGGAGTATATCCGATGCAGGAACCGCGTAGCCAACGATGACATAAATAACGCAAGCGGAGGAACATCGGCTGGTCTTCAGTCTAATGAGCGACTTCGTCAGAGTCGCAGAAATGTAACCAAGCAATTGCGTCTCACAGAGTCTAATCTTTAA